One genomic window of Streptomonospora nanhaiensis includes the following:
- a CDS encoding sensor histidine kinase, with protein sequence MIDVLRDERDEEPVAVPRRMGDIHDLAESLGEEATLHVEGEPRPLPAAVELAAFRIVQESVTNALKHSGGPAHVRVTYREDEIELTIENPMTGSAVSRLPSGSLGLTGMRERAEVLGGSFGAGPVPGTGDWRVHAVLPAKAATEAVL encoded by the coding sequence ATGATCGACGTGCTGCGCGACGAGCGCGACGAGGAACCGGTGGCCGTGCCCCGGCGCATGGGCGACATCCACGACCTGGCCGAGAGCCTGGGCGAGGAGGCCACCCTGCACGTCGAGGGCGAGCCCCGGCCGCTGCCCGCGGCCGTGGAGCTGGCCGCCTTCCGGATCGTGCAGGAGTCGGTGACCAACGCGCTCAAGCACAGCGGCGGCCCCGCCCACGTGCGCGTCACCTACCGGGAGGACGAGATCGAGCTGACGATCGAGAACCCGATGACCGGCAGCGCGGTGTCGCGGCTGCCCAGCGGCAGCCTGGGCCTGACGGGCATGCGCGAGCGCGCCGAGGTGCTGGGCGGCAGCTTCGGCGCCGGCCCGGTCCCCGGCACCGGCGACTGGCGGGTGCACGCCGTGCTCCCGGCCAAGGCGGCCACGGAGGCGGTGCTGTGA
- a CDS encoding TauD/TfdA family dioxygenase gives MAAALGDLYGWANQQGGRLVHNILPIPGQERAQVGASSTTTLTRHTEDAFHPLRPHILLLAALRNPDGVGSLVSSVRRVGLTDAQRAQLERPRVVITPDDSYRPPEDAGSWTAVAAPGIATVWAAPDGPCLRFDPAYSRLPDDPGFADAYAALEKGLEIHEEEVPLQAGDIILIDNDVAVHGRRPFRPRYDGTDRWLKRAIVRLDRPRPEAEARESGFGQRATGPRAPR, from the coding sequence GTGGCCGCCGCCCTGGGCGACCTCTACGGCTGGGCCAACCAGCAGGGCGGGCGGCTGGTGCACAACATCTTGCCCATCCCCGGCCAGGAGCGGGCCCAGGTGGGCGCCAGCAGCACCACCACCCTCACCCGCCACACCGAGGACGCCTTCCACCCCCTGCGCCCCCACATCCTGCTCCTGGCGGCGCTGCGCAACCCCGACGGCGTGGGCAGCCTGGTCTCCAGCGTGCGCCGGGTCGGCCTCACCGACGCCCAGCGCGCCCAGCTGGAGCGGCCGCGCGTGGTCATCACCCCCGACGACTCCTACCGCCCGCCCGAGGACGCGGGGTCCTGGACGGCGGTCGCCGCCCCCGGCATCGCCACCGTGTGGGCCGCCCCCGACGGCCCGTGCCTGCGCTTCGACCCCGCCTACAGCCGGCTGCCCGACGACCCCGGGTTCGCCGACGCCTACGCCGCGCTGGAAAAGGGCCTGGAGATCCACGAGGAGGAGGTCCCGCTCCAGGCGGGCGACATCATCCTCATCGACAACGACGTGGCGGTGCACGGCCGCCGGCCCTTCCGCCCCCGCTACGACGGCACCGACCGCTGGCTCAAACGCGCCATCGTCCGGCTGGACCGGCCCCGGCCCGAGGCCGAGGCGCGGGAGAGCGGGTTCGGCCAGCGCGCCACCGGACCCCGGGCGCCGCGATGA
- a CDS encoding phosphopantetheine-binding protein, whose product MINDIRKLFVQVYQLDVRPEEVAADEPLFGLSSRFGLDSMDTLRFISELHERYGLDIASTNTDSFRTLARIVETLDADSAARQAVREPVGEGD is encoded by the coding sequence GTGATCAACGATATTCGAAAGCTATTTGTCCAGGTCTACCAGCTCGACGTGCGCCCCGAAGAGGTCGCCGCGGACGAGCCCTTGTTCGGTCTCAGTTCACGCTTCGGACTGGATTCCATGGACACTCTGCGTTTCATCTCCGAGCTGCACGAGCGCTACGGCTTGGACATCGCCTCGACCAACACCGACTCCTTCCGCACCCTCGCCCGCATCGTCGAGACGCTCGACGCCGACAGCGCGGCGCGCCAGGCCGTGCGCGAGCCGGTCGGCGAGGGCGACTGA
- a CDS encoding helix-turn-helix transcriptional regulator, translating into MRRTASTHPTWRATTPSQPAYGELLRFAASFTKDFSAIVPWQWVPGLVMTAARGDRRAAPGGPASCRVACVGGGTGASAPAWPPSTEVRQLAASPIWLAIGDRRAAFIAPASGHHRGRAWITTDSDDVRTAKGFFELAWCGARRGSPARATERRSAVLLCLARGLTDAAIAKRLNVTDRTVRREISSLMRDTGSTTRFQLGLRTALGGVGLPSLALPPGPADAEEYDGQEVSA; encoded by the coding sequence ATGCGCAGAACCGCGTCTACGCACCCGACCTGGCGGGCCACCACCCCCTCCCAGCCCGCCTACGGCGAACTGCTGAGGTTCGCCGCGTCCTTCACCAAGGACTTCTCCGCGATCGTCCCCTGGCAGTGGGTCCCCGGGCTGGTGATGACCGCCGCGCGCGGCGACCGCCGGGCCGCCCCGGGCGGCCCCGCCTCCTGCCGCGTCGCCTGCGTGGGCGGCGGCACCGGCGCCTCGGCGCCCGCGTGGCCGCCCTCCACCGAGGTCCGCCAACTGGCGGCCTCCCCCATCTGGCTGGCCATCGGCGACCGCCGCGCCGCCTTCATCGCACCGGCGTCCGGACATCACCGCGGTCGGGCGTGGATCACGACCGACTCCGACGACGTGCGGACCGCCAAGGGCTTCTTCGAACTCGCCTGGTGCGGCGCCCGGCGCGGCTCTCCCGCGCGGGCCACCGAGCGCAGGTCGGCGGTGCTGCTGTGCCTGGCCCGCGGGCTCACCGACGCCGCCATCGCCAAGCGGCTCAACGTCACCGACCGCACGGTGCGCCGCGAGATCAGCTCGCTCATGCGCGACACCGGCTCCACCACGCGCTTCCAACTGGGCCTGCGCACCGCGCTGGGCGGCGTGGGGCTGCCCTCGCTGGCCCTGCCGCCGGGGCCGGCCGACGCCGAGGAGTACGACGGCCAGGAGGTGTCGGCGTGA